In Thalassococcus sp. S3, the sequence GCATCGGTGTCGCGCTGGTGCAGCGTGCCGTCCGGGTCTTCGCGTGCGACATCGTCTGCGCGAATGATAAGAACATTGGTCAGTCCCAGACGCTCGGTTACCTCTGCCTGGTAGACCAGCGTTTCGGTGAAGAGCATCTCCGTGTCGATGAAAAGCACCGGCGTCGTCTTGTCGATCAGTGCCGCCATATGCAGCAGCACGACCGACTCCGCGCCAAAGCTGGAGACGAGCGCGATCCGCCCCGCCCCGGTCAGACCCGCACGCATGACGTCCGTGGCGGAGTGATGGCGGAACCGCGCGTTGAGCGCGACCGCTCTTTCGTCCACCGCGCGCGCTTTTGCTTGCGGTGCACTTCCCGTATTTTTGTCGAGAAGAAGCATGGGACCTTACTCCGCCGCGACCGCGGTCTCTGGATAGAGGGCGGATTTGAAGGGCGCGAGCCCGATACGGCGATAAGTCTGCAGGAATGTCTCGGCGTTGCTGTGGCGCAAGTCGAGATAGGCAAGCACCACCCGCTCGATGGCCGGAATGATCTCGTCCGCGGAGAAGCCGGGACCTGCGCGTTCGCCGATTGCAGCGTCTTCCGTGCCATCGCCGCCGAGCGTGATCTGATAGTTTTCCACGCCAGCACGGTCGAGACCGAGAATGCCTATATGGCCCACATGGTGGTGGCCGCAGGCGTTGATGCAGCCTGAAATCTTGATCTTGAGCGGGCCGATATCGTGCTCCAGCTTGAGTGCGTTGAAGCGGGTTGCGATCTCCTGTGCGATCGGGATTGAGCGGGCGGTGGCGAGAGCGCAGTAATCCATGCCGGGGCAGGCAATGATGTCGCTGATGAGCCCGATATTG encodes:
- a CDS encoding phosphoadenylyl-sulfate reductase, whose amino-acid sequence is MLLLDKNTGSAPQAKARAVDERAVALNARFRHHSATDVMRAGLTGAGRIALVSSFGAESVVLLHMAALIDKTTPVLFIDTEMLFTETLVYQAEVTERLGLTNVLIIRADDVAREDPDGTLHQRDTDACCALRKIRPLEQALKGFDGWITGRKRFQSGTRATLDFFEREAGTMRLKINPLAHWAPEDVRAYMDENRLPRHPLVAKGYPSIGCAPCTSKVADGEDPRAGRWRDENKDECGIHFVNGRAVRIGAKT